In a single window of the Nodularia spumigena CCY9414 genome:
- a CDS encoding serine hydrolase — translation MIFFRKDEQLENLGNGILEATWAEFPTLARNQVALTWIVYDPPVPVNTGGALTPDAFWNHPVRGFTYRGVERIYPASVVKLFYLVAVNEWLEKGMTSPSQELSRALKDMIVDSSNDATSLIVDILSGTTSGPELPVGPFETWKYQRNIVNRYFQSLGWEEMETINVCQKTWGDGPYGRERAFYGEMLDNRNMVTTNAIAKLLHSIVGGVAVSSGRSQAMMNLLKRSLNPDDLPTDVEEDQVTGFLGGGLSQDAQSWSKAGWTSQVRHDAAYIELPEQRPYILVVFTEGKANAKSRDILPFISQLFAKTISNL, via the coding sequence ATGATTTTCTTTAGAAAAGACGAACAACTCGAAAATCTTGGTAATGGTATTTTAGAGGCTACTTGGGCAGAATTTCCCACTTTAGCCCGTAACCAAGTCGCTTTAACTTGGATTGTGTATGATCCCCCAGTACCTGTAAATACTGGTGGTGCTTTGACTCCTGACGCTTTTTGGAACCATCCAGTCCGTGGTTTTACTTATCGCGGTGTGGAACGGATTTACCCGGCGAGTGTAGTCAAACTGTTTTATTTGGTCGCTGTTAACGAATGGCTGGAAAAAGGTATGACTTCACCTTCTCAGGAGTTGTCAAGAGCCTTAAAAGATATGATTGTTGATTCTAGCAATGATGCGACCAGTTTAATTGTAGATATCCTCAGTGGTACGACTTCGGGGCCAGAGTTACCTGTTGGACCTTTTGAAACTTGGAAATATCAACGTAATATTGTTAACCGCTATTTCCAATCTTTGGGTTGGGAGGAAATGGAGACAATTAATGTTTGTCAAAAAACTTGGGGTGATGGTCCCTATGGTAGGGAACGGGCATTTTATGGGGAAATGTTGGATAATCGTAATATGGTGACTACTAATGCGATCGCCAAGTTACTTCATAGTATTGTGGGTGGGGTGGCAGTGTCTAGCGGGCGATCGCAAGCCATGATGAATTTGCTCAAACGTAGTCTCAACCCCGATGATTTACCTACTGATGTTGAAGAAGACCAGGTAACAGGTTTTTTAGGTGGTGGACTCAGCCAAGATGCTCAAAGTTGGTCAAAAGCAGGTTGGACAAGTCAAGTTCGCCATGACGCAGCATATATTGAGTTACCAGAGCAGCGTCCCTATATTTTAGTCGTATTTACTGAAGGTAAAGCCAACGCTAAAAGCCGGGATATTTTACCTTTTATTTCTCAGCTATTTGCTAAAACCATAAGTAATCTTTGA
- a CDS encoding C40 family peptidase codes for MLSNPESQILNSTSAEYHCIADLNLYDSPECTRLTTQAAAGRHLRITSNHQVSAVEVCLCEDDYPGWVSFTDLAILQPATVLYQAKSFSESQITKLLPNVIAFTRKAMQQSNYYLWGGTVAPNYDCSGLMQAAFVSVGVWLPRDAYQQEAFTQVITIAELLPGDLVFFGTPQKATHVGLYLGDGYYIHSSGKDQGRNGIGIDILSEQGEGVSQSYYQQLRGAGRVIKSYKPQRH; via the coding sequence ATGCTCTCTAATCCAGAATCCCAAATCCTCAATTCGACATCGGCAGAATACCACTGTATAGCTGATCTGAATTTATATGACTCTCCTGAATGTACGCGCCTAACCACTCAAGCAGCTGCTGGGCGACATTTGCGAATTACATCAAATCATCAGGTGTCAGCAGTTGAGGTGTGTTTGTGTGAGGATGACTATCCAGGTTGGGTATCTTTTACCGATTTGGCTATATTACAACCTGCTACTGTACTTTATCAGGCTAAATCATTTTCTGAGTCACAAATTACAAAACTACTACCCAATGTTATTGCTTTTACCCGAAAAGCGATGCAACAGTCAAATTATTATCTGTGGGGTGGTACTGTCGCGCCCAATTACGACTGTTCGGGATTAATGCAAGCGGCTTTTGTTTCGGTGGGTGTTTGGTTACCTAGAGATGCTTATCAACAGGAAGCTTTTACACAAGTCATTACTATAGCTGAGTTATTACCAGGGGATTTAGTGTTTTTTGGCACACCCCAAAAAGCAACTCACGTCGGGCTATATTTGGGTGATGGTTATTACATTCATAGTTCGGGAAAAGATCAGGGACGCAATGGGATTGGAATTGATATTCTCTCGGAACAGGGAGAGGGGGTAAGTCAGTCATATTATCAGCAGCTGCGAGGTGCTGGTAGGGTTATAAAGAGTTACAAACCACAGAGACATTGA
- a CDS encoding glycosyltransferase family 2 protein has product MRGGLISKGLNQENGAISMIVPDVSVVVPVRDEVESLPLLLEAIASNLSETNFSYEIICVDDGSTDGSAEFLKEQAQIRTDLKAVLLRRNYGQSAAMAAGFNYAIGKVIVTLDADLQNDPADIPLLLAKLAEGYDLVSGWRHQRQDAVVSRLIPSKIANWLIGKVTEVKLHDYGCSLKAYRSEVLADMNLYGELHRFLPALAYIEGARITEIQVRHHARRFGQSKYGIWRTFRVMMDLLTIYFMKKFLTRPMHVFGLLGLGSMVTGTLIGMYLTFIKLALGASIGNRPLLILAVLLLVTGVQLFCFGLLAELLMRTYHESQGRPIYRVREIVAKNIK; this is encoded by the coding sequence ATGAGGGGCGGGTTAATTTCCAAGGGGTTAAATCAGGAAAATGGGGCGATTTCGATGATTGTCCCGGATGTTTCGGTGGTGGTACCGGTGCGGGATGAGGTGGAAAGTCTACCACTTTTGCTGGAGGCGATCGCATCTAATCTCAGCGAAACTAATTTTAGTTATGAAATCATTTGTGTAGATGATGGTTCTACAGATGGTTCGGCTGAATTTCTCAAGGAACAAGCGCAAATCCGCACTGATTTAAAAGCGGTGCTGCTGCGTCGCAATTACGGACAAAGTGCAGCAATGGCGGCGGGATTTAATTATGCTATAGGTAAAGTGATTGTCACGTTAGATGCTGATCTGCAAAATGATCCGGCTGATATTCCCTTATTATTAGCTAAATTGGCAGAAGGCTATGATTTGGTGAGTGGTTGGCGACATCAACGCCAAGATGCTGTAGTTTCCCGGTTAATTCCTTCTAAAATTGCCAATTGGCTGATTGGGAAGGTGACAGAAGTGAAGCTACATGATTACGGTTGTTCCCTCAAAGCTTATCGGTCAGAAGTATTAGCAGATATGAATCTTTACGGGGAACTGCACCGATTTTTACCTGCTTTGGCTTACATTGAAGGAGCGCGAATTACCGAAATCCAGGTGCGTCACCATGCGCGGCGTTTTGGTCAAAGTAAATATGGCATTTGGCGGACGTTCCGCGTCATGATGGATTTGTTAACTATTTACTTTATGAAGAAGTTCCTTACCCGCCCGATGCACGTTTTTGGGCTATTGGGTTTAGGTTCGATGGTGACAGGAACCCTAATTGGGATGTACTTAACTTTTATCAAATTGGCTTTGGGTGCATCAATTGGGAATCGCCCTTTGCTGATTTTGGCGGTTCTGCTGCTAGTGACTGGGGTACAGTTGTTTTGCTTTGGTCTGTTAGCTGAATTATTGATGCGTACTTACCATGAATCTCAAGGTCGCCCCATCTATCGAGTGAGGGAAATAGTAGCCAAAAATATTAAGTAA
- a CDS encoding MFS transporter, translating to MKVFHTLDAELRRNLLVLFTAGLLFWSSIASLLPTLPLYIEDIGATSQQIGIVMGSFAIGMLIFRPWCSNLADRRGRKIVLLIGMSAAAIAPLGYIFATSIMPLMVLRAFHGISIAAFGTAYIALVGDLAPAKNRGEVIGYMSLVNPIGVAIGPALGGYLQAAAGYTPLFILSAALGLAGMLCIIPIVNPPVDDSPHTNPTDNQFWGLLLSPRVRIPAIVMLLIGVVIGTVHTFVPLFIKSTNVDLNPGLFYTVAAIASFNVRLFIGRASDKYGRGLFITLSLIAFTLAMIGIWQANSAPVFLISAFVEGAASGTAIPMMAAMMTDRAQPHERGRIFGVSLVGFDIGIAIAGPILGTIAVQVGYRNMFGYGAGLTFLAILIFLTQSSHNLNNSLRFALGRAEDTYAFNNGS from the coding sequence TTGAAAGTTTTTCACACATTGGACGCTGAACTAAGACGTAACCTGCTGGTGTTATTTACAGCAGGTTTATTATTCTGGTCTAGCATTGCTTCATTATTGCCCACTTTACCCCTGTATATCGAAGATATCGGCGCAACTAGTCAACAGATTGGCATTGTGATGGGTAGTTTTGCCATCGGTATGCTAATATTCCGCCCTTGGTGTAGTAATTTAGCAGATCGCCGGGGTCGTAAGATTGTCTTGCTGATTGGAATGTCAGCAGCTGCGATCGCACCTCTAGGTTATATCTTCGCTACCTCAATTATGCCATTAATGGTGTTACGTGCCTTTCACGGCATCAGTATTGCGGCTTTTGGTACTGCTTACATCGCCTTGGTGGGAGATTTAGCCCCTGCAAAAAATCGCGGTGAAGTTATTGGCTACATGAGTTTGGTAAATCCCATTGGTGTGGCGATTGGCCCTGCTTTGGGGGGATATTTACAAGCAGCAGCTGGTTACACTCCTTTATTTATCTTATCTGCGGCTTTAGGTTTAGCCGGAATGTTATGTATTATCCCTATTGTCAATCCTCCTGTTGATGATTCGCCCCACACCAACCCCACTGATAACCAATTTTGGGGACTTTTATTGAGTCCCCGTGTGCGAATTCCGGCAATTGTCATGCTATTAATTGGTGTAGTGATCGGGACTGTGCATACTTTTGTGCCGTTATTTATCAAATCCACTAATGTAGATTTGAATCCAGGACTGTTTTACACAGTAGCAGCGATCGCGAGTTTTAATGTCAGGTTGTTCATCGGTCGGGCTTCTGATAAATATGGCAGAGGATTATTTATCACCCTCAGTTTAATTGCTTTTACCTTAGCGATGATCGGTATTTGGCAAGCCAACAGCGCCCCGGTGTTCTTAATCTCCGCATTTGTCGAAGGTGCTGCTTCGGGAACCGCCATTCCCATGATGGCCGCAATGATGACAGACCGCGCCCAGCCTCATGAACGAGGGCGAATATTTGGCGTATCTTTGGTAGGATTCGATATTGGGATTGCGATCGCCGGGCCAATTCTCGGTACTATTGCCGTACAAGTAGGCTACCGTAATATGTTTGGTTACGGTGCTGGTTTAACTTTTCTCGCAATTCTGATATTTCTCACCCAGTCCAGCCATAACCTCAACAACTCCCTGCGCTTTGCTTTGGGGCGTGCTGAAGATACTTATGCCTTCAATAATGGCAGCTAA
- the moaC gene encoding cyclic pyranopterin monophosphate synthase MoaC, which produces MQDNFLANSAELTHLDDHSQAQMVDVSAKMPTIREAVAVAKVRMLPETFAAIQAGNAPKGDVLATARLAGIMAAKQTATLIPLCHPLPLQKITVEITPVPQLPGYQIQSTVKTKAETGVEMEALTAVSVAALTLYDMAKALEKSIQIESIQLVSKTGGKSGDYSSPG; this is translated from the coding sequence ATGCAAGACAATTTTTTAGCTAATTCGGCAGAATTAACACACCTTGATGATCACAGCCAAGCACAGATGGTAGATGTGTCTGCCAAAATGCCCACTATCAGGGAAGCAGTAGCTGTGGCGAAGGTGCGAATGTTGCCAGAAACCTTTGCAGCCATTCAAGCCGGCAATGCTCCCAAAGGGGATGTATTAGCCACGGCTAGGTTAGCCGGAATTATGGCAGCTAAACAGACAGCTACATTGATTCCCCTGTGTCATCCTTTACCACTACAAAAAATTACAGTTGAGATTACACCAGTTCCCCAACTACCCGGTTATCAAATTCAATCCACAGTCAAGACTAAAGCCGAAACGGGGGTGGAAATGGAAGCTTTAACTGCTGTATCTGTGGCGGCTTTGACTTTATACGATATGGCAAAAGCTTTAGAAAAATCTATTCAAATTGAATCAATTCAACTAGTAAGTAAAACTGGCGGAAAATCGGGAGACTATTCCTCACCAGGATAA
- a CDS encoding 2TM domain-containing protein — protein sequence MPPRWPRKPDRNDPAFRKLDDRINFAVHVALTTAVNSSLWFFHNLTAATWEWLPWLTAGWILVLLVHLIYITAIANYSEIPPKST from the coding sequence ATGCCTCCTCGTTGGCCTCGCAAACCCGACCGCAATGACCCAGCATTCCGCAAGTTAGATGACCGGATTAATTTTGCTGTTCATGTGGCACTGACTACAGCTGTTAATTCTAGTTTATGGTTTTTCCACAATTTAACAGCAGCTACCTGGGAGTGGCTACCCTGGTTAACAGCAGGTTGGATATTAGTATTGTTGGTGCATCTGATTTATATTACTGCGATCGCTAACTATAGCGAAATTCCACCCAAATCTACCTGA
- a CDS encoding DUF3181 family protein, with protein sequence MATTQTAELLEALAAEIGEAVYIDIAKWHLYLSDAKLHTVVAEQMYPLISSQTVNEDRVIAILESIPVKIGGGRKELPLNDLLPLQCQVNLVDILEKYQREI encoded by the coding sequence ATGGCGACAACTCAAACCGCAGAATTACTCGAAGCCCTAGCTGCTGAAATTGGCGAAGCTGTTTATATAGACATTGCCAAATGGCATCTTTATTTATCTGATGCCAAACTACATACTGTCGTTGCTGAACAGATGTATCCCTTAATTAGTTCTCAGACTGTAAACGAAGACCGAGTTATCGCCATATTGGAATCTATCCCAGTCAAAATTGGTGGTGGGAGAAAAGAATTGCCTTTAAATGATCTACTACCACTGCAATGTCAAGTAAACTTGGTAGATATTTTAGAGAAATATCAACGCGAGATTTAA
- a CDS encoding ABA4-like family protein, translated as MNISQLFDIANIFVLPFWVLMIFLPKWKFTRRVMESYLPFVVLAGAYLYLFVNSITPENAAALSNPQLADIARFFGDETAAATGWIHFLVMDLFVGRWIYLEGQKTGIWTIHSIALCLFAGPLGLLSHILTYWISKAFFPNSQTSEAVVEEVVSSSS; from the coding sequence ATGAATATCTCTCAACTATTTGACATTGCCAATATTTTCGTTTTACCCTTTTGGGTGTTGATGATTTTCTTGCCTAAGTGGAAATTTACACGGCGGGTAATGGAATCATATCTACCTTTTGTAGTGCTGGCTGGTGCATATTTGTATTTATTTGTCAACAGCATTACACCAGAAAACGCGGCGGCTTTATCTAATCCCCAATTAGCTGATATTGCGAGATTTTTCGGCGATGAAACAGCAGCAGCAACCGGATGGATTCATTTTTTAGTAATGGATTTATTTGTCGGTCGTTGGATATATTTAGAAGGGCAGAAAACAGGTATTTGGACAATTCACTCGATTGCTTTGTGTTTGTTTGCTGGCCCTTTGGGTTTACTTTCCCATATCTTAACTTACTGGATTAGTAAGGCATTTTTTCCCAACTCACAGACAAGTGAAGCGGTAGTAGAGGAGGTTGTTTCTAGTAGCAGTTAG
- the cobW gene encoding cobalamin biosynthesis protein CobW yields MATKIPVTVITGFLGSGKTSLIRHLLQNNQGRRIAVLVNEFGELGIDGELLKSCQICPEDGDDGSNIFELTNGCLCCTVQEEFYPTMQELIKRRDSIDCILIETSGLALPKPLIKAFRWQEIRAAATVDAVITVVDCAAVASGTFASSPEAIAAQRQADDSLEHETPLQELFEDQLACADLVVLNKTDLVDIETKHRVEELIKQELPRVVKIVASDRGTLDASILLGFQAAVEDNLDSRPSHHDSEEDHEHDEEITSTHLVLNRTFDPEKLQQQLQKLANQQEIYRIKGFVAVANKPMRLVMQGVGTRFDKFYDRPWKPQEAQQTSLVFIGRDLKPSEIESQLVTL; encoded by the coding sequence ATGGCTACAAAAATTCCTGTTACAGTGATTACAGGCTTTTTAGGCAGTGGTAAAACCAGCTTAATTCGCCACCTACTACAAAACAACCAAGGTCGCCGCATTGCAGTTTTAGTCAACGAGTTTGGCGAACTGGGTATTGATGGCGAATTATTGAAATCCTGTCAGATTTGCCCCGAAGATGGGGATGATGGGAGTAATATTTTTGAATTAACTAACGGCTGCTTATGCTGTACCGTGCAGGAAGAATTTTATCCCACGATGCAAGAACTGATCAAGCGGCGAGACAGTATTGACTGTATTTTGATTGAAACTTCGGGTTTAGCTTTACCCAAACCTTTAATTAAGGCCTTTCGCTGGCAAGAAATTCGCGCTGCGGCTACAGTGGATGCTGTGATTACCGTGGTAGATTGTGCAGCAGTAGCATCAGGCACATTTGCTAGTAGTCCAGAGGCGATCGCAGCCCAACGCCAAGCAGATGATAGTCTAGAACATGAAACACCCTTGCAAGAATTGTTTGAAGATCAACTCGCTTGTGCGGACTTGGTGGTATTGAATAAAACTGATTTGGTGGATATTGAAACAAAGCATCGAGTCGAAGAATTGATTAAGCAAGAGTTGCCCAGAGTGGTGAAGATTGTGGCAAGCGATCGCGGTACACTTGATGCATCTATCTTATTAGGATTCCAAGCCGCAGTTGAAGACAATTTAGATAGTCGTCCCAGCCACCACGACAGCGAAGAAGACCACGAACACGACGAAGAAATCACCTCAACTCATTTAGTTTTAAACCGCACCTTTGACCCCGAAAAGCTGCAACAACAACTGCAAAAACTCGCCAACCAACAAGAAATATATCGCATCAAAGGCTTTGTCGCAGTAGCTAACAAACCCATGCGCCTAGTAATGCAAGGTGTCGGGACTCGATTTGATAAATTTTATGACCGTCCTTGGAAACCACAAGAAGCTCAACAAACCAGCTTAGTTTTCATTGGTCGTGATTTGAAACCTTCAGAAATAGAATCACAATTGGTAACTTTATAA
- a CDS encoding heme oxygenase (biliverdin-producing) yields MSSNLASKLRLGTKKAHTMAENVGFVKCFLKGVVEKNSYRKLVANFYFIYSAMEEEMEKHRQHPIIGKINFVQLNRKHTLEQDLSYYFGANWREEVKLSPAGAAYVQRIREISQTAPELLIAHSYTRYLGDLSGGQILKNIAVTAMNLSEGQGTAFYEFADITDEKAFKAKYRQTLDELPLDDTTGDRIVDEANDAFGMNMKMFQELEGNLIKSIGVMLFNSLTRRRHRGNTELATAE; encoded by the coding sequence ATGAGCAGCAATTTAGCCAGCAAATTACGTCTAGGTACTAAAAAAGCCCATACAATGGCAGAAAATGTGGGTTTTGTCAAGTGTTTTTTAAAAGGAGTAGTTGAGAAAAATTCTTACCGCAAATTAGTAGCTAACTTTTACTTCATCTACTCGGCGATGGAAGAGGAGATGGAAAAGCACCGTCAGCACCCGATTATCGGCAAAATTAACTTTGTCCAACTCAACCGCAAGCACACCTTAGAGCAAGATTTGAGTTACTATTTTGGTGCTAACTGGCGGGAAGAAGTGAAACTTTCGCCAGCAGGTGCTGCTTATGTACAACGCATCCGCGAAATTTCGCAAACAGCACCAGAATTATTAATCGCCCATTCCTATACTCGTTATTTGGGTGATTTATCTGGGGGTCAAATCCTCAAAAACATTGCTGTGACAGCGATGAACTTGTCTGAGGGTCAAGGTACTGCTTTTTATGAATTTGCAGATATTACCGACGAGAAGGCATTTAAAGCTAAATACCGTCAAACTTTGGATGAATTACCTCTTGATGATACTACAGGCGATCGCATTGTCGATGAAGCTAACGACGCTTTTGGCATGAACATGAAGATGTTCCAAGAATTGGAAGGTAATTTGATTAAATCCATCGGTGTCATGCTGTTTAACAGTCTCACACGCCGCCGCCATCGTGGCAATACTGAATTGGCTACTGCTGAGTAA
- the glmM gene encoding phosphoglucosamine mutase, translated as MVTSINRSQGNIPGSSKSETQNSGKALNGNFALNLLSLPPTALFGTDGIRGEVGELLNAPLALQVGFWTGMVLQNHSCQTGPVILGQDSRNSSDMLAMALSAGLTAAGVEVWYLGLCPTPTVAYLTSISEAIGGVMISASHNPPEDNGIKIFNGNGAKLSPALQREIEAGLRGHTVTGKVGNCGRHYSRWELVSQYGETLKASLQETVNLQGLKVVLDLAWGAAVGLAPKVFTQMGAEVICLHNEADGDRINVNCGSTHLGILQATVKEHNADLGFAFDGDADRVLAVDHTGRQVDGDYILYLWGRHLQQRQQLPDNLIVSTVMANLGFERAWEQQGGKLIRTAVGDQYVQAEMIRTGGMLGGEQSGHILCRHYAITGDGLLTALHIASLVKEAGVPLSEMVDQSFETYPQLLRNVRVIDRDRRMNWQDSIPVQQAIAQAEAAMGDAGRILVRASGTEPVIRVMVEAANAELAHHWTNELVFQVQQHLAE; from the coding sequence ATGGTGACATCTATAAATAGAAGCCAAGGCAACATTCCAGGTAGTTCTAAGTCAGAAACTCAGAATTCAGGAAAAGCTTTGAATGGTAATTTTGCGCTTAACCTCTTATCACTACCGCCGACTGCCTTATTTGGCACAGACGGCATTCGGGGAGAAGTGGGAGAATTACTGAATGCGCCCTTAGCATTACAAGTAGGTTTTTGGACAGGTATGGTTTTACAAAATCATAGTTGTCAAACCGGGCCAGTTATCTTGGGGCAAGATTCCCGCAACTCTAGCGATATGCTAGCAATGGCTTTAAGTGCCGGGTTAACAGCAGCTGGGGTAGAGGTTTGGTATTTGGGGTTATGTCCCACTCCCACAGTTGCTTATTTAACCAGCATCAGCGAAGCCATTGGTGGCGTGATGATTTCTGCCAGTCATAACCCGCCAGAAGATAACGGCATTAAGATTTTTAATGGTAATGGTGCGAAATTATCTCCAGCATTGCAGAGAGAAATTGAGGCGGGACTACGGGGGCATACAGTTACAGGTAAAGTTGGTAATTGTGGACGACATTATTCACGCTGGGAATTAGTGAGTCAGTATGGCGAAACCTTGAAAGCATCCTTACAGGAGACGGTGAATCTTCAAGGGCTGAAAGTTGTCTTGGATTTAGCCTGGGGTGCAGCAGTCGGGTTAGCACCAAAAGTATTTACTCAAATGGGTGCAGAGGTAATTTGCTTACATAATGAAGCTGATGGCGATCGCATTAACGTAAATTGCGGTTCCACTCATCTAGGAATTCTCCAAGCCACAGTCAAGGAACATAACGCCGACTTGGGTTTTGCTTTTGATGGCGATGCTGATCGCGTCTTAGCTGTAGATCATACTGGTAGACAAGTAGATGGCGATTACATTCTTTACCTGTGGGGAAGACACCTACAACAACGCCAGCAACTACCAGATAACCTGATTGTTTCCACCGTCATGGCCAACTTAGGCTTTGAGAGGGCTTGGGAACAACAGGGCGGGAAATTAATTCGGACTGCGGTGGGGGATCAATACGTACAAGCAGAAATGATCCGAACTGGGGGAATGTTAGGCGGTGAACAATCTGGTCATATTCTTTGCCGTCATTACGCCATTACTGGTGATGGCTTGTTAACAGCTTTACACATAGCATCTTTAGTCAAAGAGGCTGGTGTACCCCTGAGCGAAATGGTAGATCAAAGCTTTGAGACTTACCCCCAATTATTGCGAAATGTGCGAGTTATAGATCGCGATCGCCGCATGAATTGGCAAGATTCTATACCAGTACAACAAGCGATCGCCCAAGCCGAAGCTGCAATGGGTGATGCAGGCAGAATATTAGTCAGGGCTTCTGGTACAGAACCAGTAATCAGAGTCATGGTAGAAGCCGCTAATGCTGAACTGGCTCACCACTGGACAAATGAATTAGTATTTCAAGTCCAGCAACACTTAGCAGAATAA